The following DNA comes from Enterobacter sp. SA187.
CAGCACCAAAGCCTTCCTGGACGATATTGATAAGCTGAGCCAGCAAAGCATCACCATGAACGTGCCGGAGACGCTGCAAAGCCAGCCGATCCTTGAAAAACTGATGCAGACCCGCGTGCGCAATCTGCTGGCACAGCCGGGTGCGGCCGCGGGTGAGGCTGCGCAAGACGCGCCTGCCGCTGCGCCGCAGGGAGAATAATCATGTTAAAAGTATTATTACTCTTTGCATTGCTGTTAGCCGGGATCGTGCTCGGGCCGATGGTCGCCGGGCATCAGGGTTACGTACTGATCCAGACGGACAATTACAATATCGAAACCAGTGTGACCGGCCTTGTGATCATTCTGATCCTCGCCATGGTCGTACTCTTTGTGATCGAATGGATCTTACGTCGCATTATACGCACCGGGGCACATACCCGCGGCTGGTTTGCCGGCCGTAAACGCCGCCGCGCCCGTAAACAGACGGAACAGGCACTGCTCAAGCTGGCGGAAGGCGATTATCAGCAGGTTGAAAAGCTGATGTCGAAAAATGCCGATCACGCTGAACAGCCGGTGGTGAACTACCTGCTCGCCGCTGAAGCCGCCCAGCAGCGCGGGGATGAAGCGCGCGCCAATCAACATCTGGAGCGCGCCTCGGAGCTGGCGGATAACGATCAGATCCCGGTGGAAATCACCCGTGTTCGTCTGCAACTGGCGCGCAATGAAAACCATGCGGCGCGCCACGGCGTCGACCGACTGCTGGAAATCACCCCGCGCCATCCGGAAGTGCTGCGTCTGGCGGAGCAGGCGTATATCCGTACCGGCGCCTGGGGTTCCCTGCTCGATATTCTGCCGTCTATGGCCAAAGCGGACGTCGCTGATGAAGCCCATCGTGATGCCCTTGCACAGCAGGCGTGGATTGGGTTGATGGATCAGGCTCGTGCCGATCAGGGCAGCGATGGTCTGAAAGCGTGGTGGAAAAACCAGAGCCGTAAAACGCGTCAACAGGTGGCGCTGCAGGTGGCGATGGCCGAACATTTAATCGAATGTGACGATCATGACACGGCCCAGCAGATCCTGCTTGATGGCCTGAAACGTCATTACGACGACCGGCTGGTCATGGTGATCCCACGGCTGAAGACCAATAATCCTGAGCAGGTGGAAAAAGTGCTGCGTCAGCAGATCAAAACCCAGGGCGATCGTCCGCTCCTGTGG
Coding sequences within:
- the hemY gene encoding protoheme IX biogenesis protein HemY, translated to MLKVLLLFALLLAGIVLGPMVAGHQGYVLIQTDNYNIETSVTGLVIILILAMVVLFVIEWILRRIIRTGAHTRGWFAGRKRRRARKQTEQALLKLAEGDYQQVEKLMSKNADHAEQPVVNYLLAAEAAQQRGDEARANQHLERASELADNDQIPVEITRVRLQLARNENHAARHGVDRLLEITPRHPEVLRLAEQAYIRTGAWGSLLDILPSMAKADVADEAHRDALAQQAWIGLMDQARADQGSDGLKAWWKNQSRKTRQQVALQVAMAEHLIECDDHDTAQQILLDGLKRHYDDRLVMVIPRLKTNNPEQVEKVLRQQIKTQGDRPLLWSTLGQSLLKHGEWKEASLAFRAALKQRPDAFDYAWLADTLDRLHMPEEAATMRRDGLLLTLQNNPPQ